The following are from one region of the Bacillus methanolicus MGA3 genome:
- a CDS encoding S1C family serine protease — protein MTDSNENVQNPIVESKKQRKSVGSKLKGFLSTVIAGIVGSVLTLAIAPHIDYLQDLFSSFEKKFADHSRLADGNNGSSGRSFAKTVSVHPTSTNQTNSIADIVAKASKAIVGIVNLQNRNDFFNQSTESVETGSGSGVIFKKDGNNAFIVTNNHVIEGAQGIEISLPNGKKTRAELIGADALTDLAVLRIDSKYAPSTLEFGDSNSIRPGDQVLAIGNPLGLDLSRTVTQGIVSAVNRKITVSTSAGEWDLNVIQTDAAINPGNSGGALINTQGQVIGINSLKISESGVEGLGFAIPSNDVVPIVNEIIEKGHVERPYIGVSLASLDEIPQYFLQNLPKSVDGGAMVTYVDPNSSAAKAGLQIQDVIVSINGTDVKNSNDLRKYLYTKMKIGDKITLKLYRQGKLKTVELTLTSKNMTY, from the coding sequence ATGACAGATTCCAATGAAAATGTACAAAATCCAATAGTTGAATCAAAAAAACAAAGAAAGTCAGTCGGATCAAAATTAAAAGGCTTTCTTTCAACAGTCATTGCCGGTATCGTTGGTTCTGTCTTGACTTTGGCAATTGCCCCGCATATCGATTATTTACAGGACCTATTTTCTTCATTTGAGAAAAAATTTGCAGATCATTCAAGGCTAGCTGATGGAAATAATGGTTCTTCTGGAAGAAGTTTTGCAAAGACTGTATCCGTTCATCCGACTTCAACAAATCAAACAAATTCAATTGCGGACATCGTCGCAAAAGCGTCAAAAGCGATTGTCGGCATTGTAAATCTTCAAAATCGGAATGACTTCTTTAATCAAAGTACCGAGAGTGTTGAAACCGGTTCGGGTTCAGGTGTTATTTTTAAAAAAGACGGCAACAATGCTTTTATCGTTACAAATAACCACGTAATTGAAGGGGCACAAGGTATTGAAATCTCGCTTCCAAACGGGAAAAAAACGAGGGCTGAATTAATCGGTGCAGATGCCTTAACCGACCTTGCTGTATTGAGAATTGATTCGAAATATGCGCCTTCAACTCTGGAGTTTGGAGATTCAAATTCGATCAGGCCTGGCGACCAGGTCCTTGCGATTGGAAACCCGCTTGGTCTTGATTTATCCCGGACTGTGACACAGGGAATTGTCAGTGCTGTTAATCGGAAGATAACCGTTTCCACTTCAGCAGGTGAATGGGATCTAAATGTTATCCAAACGGATGCCGCAATTAATCCCGGAAACAGCGGAGGAGCTTTAATTAACACGCAAGGCCAGGTTATTGGCATTAATAGTTTAAAAATTTCCGAAAGTGGCGTTGAAGGATTGGGATTTGCCATTCCAAGCAATGACGTTGTGCCGATTGTAAATGAAATTATTGAAAAAGGTCATGTAGAGCGGCCTTATATTGGAGTCAGTTTAGCAAGCCTTGATGAAATTCCGCAATATTTTTTGCAGAACCTTCCTAAAAGCGTTGACGGCGGAGCAATGGTAACCTACGTTGATCCAAATTCTTCCGCAGCAAAAGCGGGCCTTCAAATACAAGACGTAATAGTGTCCATTAACGGTACAGACGTAAAAAATTCAAATGATTTACGAAAATATTTGTATACGAAGATGAAAATTGGCGATAAGATAACGCTCAAGCTTTACAGGCAAGGAAAACTTAAGACGGTCGAATTAACTTTAACAAGTAAAAATATGACATATTAA